In Vibrio coralliilyticus, the following are encoded in one genomic region:
- a CDS encoding nitrous oxide-stimulated promoter family protein, whose translation MKFTHSNILQGNLLTELKTVSAMIAIYCRDHHGLPDGCLCHSCLELKEYAEAKLDRCPYGQGKPTCNKCPIHCYKPEPKEKMRQVMRYSGPKMLLPHPILAVRHLIHERRAAPDRPVSGASNRHRRKQK comes from the coding sequence ATGAAATTTACTCATTCGAATATTTTACAAGGTAATTTGCTGACGGAGCTCAAAACGGTCAGTGCAATGATTGCGATTTATTGCCGCGATCATCATGGATTGCCAGACGGTTGTTTGTGTCATTCGTGCCTAGAGCTGAAAGAGTATGCAGAGGCGAAGCTTGATCGCTGCCCGTATGGTCAAGGCAAGCCGACCTGCAATAAATGTCCGATCCACTGCTATAAGCCTGAACCCAAAGAAAAAATGCGGCAAGTCATGCGTTACTCCGGACCAAAAATGTTGCTACCTCATCCAATTCTTGCGGTTCGGCATTTGATTCATGAGCGAAGAGCAGCGCCAGATAGGCCGGTTAGTGGAGCGTCTAACCGGCATAGAAGGAAGCAGAAGTGA
- a CDS encoding GNAT family N-acetyltransferase produces MENLETHRLILRLPTEDDAAFIQSLYNTDGFLRFVGDKQIRNRSDATEYIRNNILAMRREKSVCLLIVENKSDSKPLGVCGLIKRDDLEAYDIGYGFMPDSHGQGYGLEAGQAIIKYAQQRRDIDELVAITSSDNEGSKALLSRLGFTYVKVQNQISDKVDLLLYQLSFTD; encoded by the coding sequence TCGTTTGATACTGCGTTTACCAACAGAAGATGATGCCGCTTTTATTCAGTCACTCTATAACACCGACGGTTTTCTACGCTTTGTTGGTGACAAACAGATTAGAAACCGAAGTGATGCCACTGAGTATATTCGCAACAATATCCTAGCGATGAGAAGGGAAAAAAGTGTCTGCTTGTTAATCGTAGAAAATAAATCAGATAGCAAGCCGCTTGGTGTTTGCGGCCTGATAAAGAGAGACGATTTAGAGGCTTATGATATTGGTTATGGTTTTATGCCGGATTCACATGGGCAGGGCTATGGGTTAGAAGCAGGGCAAGCCATTATTAAATATGCACAACAGCGTCGTGATATTGATGAATTAGTTGCGATCACATCTTCGGATAATGAAGGCAGTAAGGCCCTATTAAGTCGACTCGGTTTTACCTACGTCAAAGTTCAAAATCAGATAAGCGATAAAGTAGACTTACTTCTGTATCAATTGTCATTCACAGACTAA